Proteins from a genomic interval of Macrobrachium nipponense isolate FS-2020 chromosome 33, ASM1510439v2, whole genome shotgun sequence:
- the LOC135202805 gene encoding tigger transposable element-derived protein 1-like — protein MDCAGGHATDLHYDRVQVEFLPPNTTSLIQPMDQGVIRAFKALYTRSTMEGLISSIDEGDDDFSLKKCWREYNIATCLANIQNALKEMKQQTLNASWRKLWPDVVHDYEGFTPEEVHHSAVDKAVRLARLVAREGFSDMTAEDVNSLIDCHSEPLTDEDLVEMTRSASEEEEEAADDDDEPEQRGLTLENLQELCNMAQAMQQRAQEIDDNMVRAIEFSNRIDGVMALYKGIFAQMKKCQQLPITMFLVCRKPPAEVSDTTPPAASPASYRDTTLPPTVSPALSEAAVNPPPLTTDNEASPEEQ, from the coding sequence ATGGACTGTGCAGGAGGACATGCAACGGACCTGCATTATGACAGGGTTCAAGTGGAGTTCCTGCCCCCCAACACCACTTCCCTCATCCAACCAATGGATCAGGGGGTTATTCGGGCCTTCAAGGCCCTCTACACGAGGTCCACGATGGAGGGCCTCATCTCCTCCATCGACGAAGGCGACGATGACTTCAGCCTCAAGAAATGTTGGCGGGAGTACAACATTGCGACGTGCCTGGCCAACATTCAGAACGCTCTTAAGGAGATGAAACAGCAAACACTGAATGCAAGttggagaaaattgtggccagACGTCGTTCATGACTATGAAGGATTTACGCCAGAGGAAGTTCATCACTCCGCCGTAGATAAGGCTGTGAGGCTGGCGCGGTTGGTAGCCAGAGAAGGTTTCTCCGACATGACAGCAGAAGACGTCAACTCACTGATCGACTGCCACTCAGAGCCCCTAACCGACGAGGACCTCGTCGAAATGACAAGATCGGcaagtgaggaagaagaagaggcagccgacgacgacgacgaaccTGAGCAACGTGGCCTTACATTGGAAAATCTGCAAGAGCTCTGCAACATGGCACAGGCTATGCAACAAAGGGCGCAAGAAATCGATGACAACATGGTCAGAGCCATTGAATTCAGTAACCGTATTGACGGTGTTATGGCGTTGTACAAGGGCATCTTTGCTCAGATGAAAAAATGTCAACAACTTCCCATCACAATGTTCCTGGTGTGCCGAAAACCTCCTGCAGAAGTGTCGGATACTACTCCTCCTGCTGCCTCTCCGGCTTCCTACCGAGACACTACGTTGCCTCCTACTGTTTCTCCAGCTCTATCGGAAGCTGCCGTCAATCCCCCGCCTCTAACAACTGACAATGAGGCGTCACCTGAGGAGCAGTAA
- the LOC135203040 gene encoding zinc finger protein OZF-like → MAAFKGRKGKMNPEGPAEFHLKSERKGTLSVSLVKQEDEDSVGSSDIENPLSESQIRHGEEDFVGCNDEIDNPLSPSKIKHEDDDMVDHSEATNDMSVPFNPIVIFKTEPEIYEDSEEPEINNDSDEEVKYSSILDSADSDIPRNHVEMHPNEEQLMSDVCGILNDQESHLKKGMKICSGKKPFVCVNCGKQFRMKSQLKIHMQSHSGEKPFKCSDCGKAFTWKKGLIRHISSHTGEKPYVCKECGKAYAKKCSLLSHLNLHSGEKPFKCSECGKAYINKSHLTSHMKVHTGENMCRECGKSFSHTNELKRHMNCHTGEKPFTCTVCGKGFSENSSLKKHMRMHTGEKPFRCMQCGKAFSQSSHLSVHMNSHTGEKPFKCGECGKAYSIKNNYINHMIIHTGEEPFRCGECGKAFFPRSKLMRHMRTHTGEKPYKCNKCEKGYADKRDLVRHMASHTGE, encoded by the coding sequence ATGGCAGCATTTAAGGGCAGGAAGGGAAAAATGAATCCTGAAGGTCCTGCAGAGTTTCATttgaaaagtgaaaggaaaggtaCTTTGTCAGTCTCTCTAGTCAAGCAAGAAGATGAAGATTCAGTTGGCTCTAGTGATATAGAAAATCCATTATCAGAGTCTCAAATTAGACATGGAGAAGAGGACTTTGTGGGCTGCAATGATGAAATTGACAATCCACTATCACCCTCTAAAATTAAGCATGAAGATGATGACATGGTTGATCATAGTGAAGCCACTAATGATATGTCTGTGCCTTTTAACCCAATTGTGATATTCAAAACGGAGCCAGAAATATACGAGGACAGTGAAGAaccagaaataaataatgatagtGATGAAGAAGTAAAATATTCAAGCATCTTGGACTCGGCAGATAGTGACATTCCAAGGAACCATGTGGAAATGCATCCTAATGAGGAGCAGTTAATGAGTGATGTCTGTGGAATATTGAATGATCAAGAAAGTCATCTTAAAAAAGGCATGAAAATTTGTAGTGGAAAGAagccttttgtgtgtgtgaattgtggAAAACAGTTTCGTATGAAGTCCCAACTCAAAATCCACATGCAAAGTCATTCCGGAGAGAAACCATTCAAGTGTagtgactgtgggaaagcatttacTTGGAAGAAAGGTTTGATTAGGCATATAAGTAGTCATACAGGCGAGAAGCCTTACGtatgcaaagaatgtgggaaagcGTACGCCAAGAAATGCAGCCTCCTGTCTCATCTGAATCTTCActctggagagaagccatttaaatgtagTGAGTGTGGGaaagcatatataaataaaagtcatCTGACAAGTCACATGAAGGTTCACACAGGAGAAAACATGTGTCGAGAGTGTGGGAAATCTTTCTCCCACACAAATGAGCTCAAAAGGCACATGAACtgtcacactggagagaagcctttCACTTGCACAGTCTGCGGGAAGGGATTTTCCGAGAACAGCTCTCTCAAGAAGCACATGAGGATGCATACCGGAGAGAAGCCTTTTCGTTGCATGCAATGTGGGAAGGCTTTTTCTCAGAGTAGTCACCTCTCGGTTCACATGAACAGCCATACAGGggagaagccatttaaatgtggtgaatgtgggaaagcatattctattaaaaacaattatataaatcaCATGATCATTCACACTGGCGAGGAGCCGTTTAGATGTGGTGAGTGTGGGAAAGCCTTTTTCCCCAGGAGCAAACTCATGAGGCATATGAGAACTCACACTGGAGAGAAACCGTACAAGTGCAATAAGTGTGAAAAAGGTTACGCTGACAAACGTGACCTCGTGAGACACATGGCCAGTCACACTGGAGAGTGA